A window of the Arachis duranensis cultivar V14167 chromosome 5, aradu.V14167.gnm2.J7QH, whole genome shotgun sequence genome harbors these coding sequences:
- the LOC107489289 gene encoding protein SHORT ROOT IN SALT MEDIUM 1 (The sequence of the model RefSeq protein was modified relative to this genomic sequence to represent the inferred CDS: added 164 bases not found in genome assembly), with protein MYSSRGSGAYGQSYPGQSAYGQNLGSNFTGASVGGHDVGQHSVASRHSAILGASQEVDVAGYRPHSSTAAQYGGQYSAVYGSSALSSAQQVPSLGTKGASSSALDGRGGYNLGVSDSPKFASGEYVPSSGHGYGHKVDQLYGDKGLEYSGIDRRQYGERQSAYIGRDLGDAAGRYAADPIGFSHQHQQAEIYDRIDQAALLRQEQLLKAQPLQAASLDGGARQADYLAARTAASRHTAQDLLSYGGRIDSDPRASSMLSAASYSGQHAPSILGAAPRRNLHDLLYSQNASNPGYGVSLPPGRDYASGKALHGNAMELDYPGNALSRGGHNDLKDDRASYLREFELREEERRRERLRERERDREREKERERLREREREKERERERERERILERREKERERERKRALETKRDRTPVRSSKDPRGTSKDPRGSSLTKDGRSSRRDSPHHVASHRHHSPVREKRREYVCKVYPARLVDIERDYLSIDRRYPRLFVSPEFSKVVVNWPKENLKMSIHTPVSFEHDFIEEGSFTETRESSDKLLMGQPPNSIQGNTVWNAKIILMSGLSRGALEELSSDKILDDRIPHICSFLKFAVLKKDHSFMAVGGPWEPVDGGDPSVDDNSLIRTALRYAKDVIQLDLRNCQQWNRFLEIHYDRLGKDGFFSHKEITVLYVPNLSDCLPKLDEWREHWLAHKKAMVERARQLALKRENTRDSKEASKDKLDKKKESASSGQSGDAKKKEKDSNNVKVEAEEKTAVDKSKTTKHDGSDIGEGGKNAEKKQPEADACQTSGSVKSVKKKVIRKVVKQKVVNKANDATNKQLDKSDEKNGVEKIETSTVLVEGEKSSVGPDGIQDATNNVVSKDIIMNNTDGEEGKDKDMISSEDKPLDKPETVGNATIKTIKKKIIKRVPKKVVGEASRTLPETKTGGNVEAVKAEDGTQSMSKQIAGAGIAATQGKKAVKVVPKKKLKTPTAVKQNDTSASNKTETKSDKDDKKSEENVVAGQPQDVTQNKGRRTADADTSVTELKKTVKVVSKNKSKETSEKQDGAADSNKNEMKSNKDGIKDEKDVGKIGAKLDKQKASEKDVHNVKGKLKDGDKAKDMKGTKDGDKLKDMKGTKERDGKDESRSKSSRELKEKKKSDEPPRHPGFVLQTKWTKDSKLRSLSLSLDSLLDYTDKDVEESTLELSLFAESFHEMLQFQMGCRILAFLQKLRIKFVTKRAQRKRQREESHEKDSESKSPSKRTKKDNPPVKSEPADMDTTVPTEGDDDKTVVQKDKPGGEKEEDKPVEKEDVKMEDGSDEEEDPEEDPEEYGEMENGSPQHDSSEYKNAEQEANADVESKNITGNEKAAESSKEETKVIIEEVKESKSDAHSTEEKEGKVDKIKKEAPAVKEAVVDKELLQAFRFFDRNQAGYIRVEDMRLVVHNLGMFLSHRDVKELVQSALLESNTGRDDRILYNKLVRMTDV; from the exons ATGTATTCTTCCAGAGGGAGCGGCGCTTACGGTCAATCGTACCCGGGTCAATCCGCATACGGCCAGAAC CTGGGTTCTAATTTCACTGGAGCTTCTGTTGGAGGACATGATGTGGGGCAGCATTCTGTGGCATCAAGGCATTCAGCGATATTAGGTGCCTCTCAGGAAGTTGATGTTGCTGGATATCGCCCTCACAGTTCAACTGCTGCACAGTATGGGGGGCAGTATAGTGCGGTTTATGGCTCATCTGCTTTGAGCAGCGCACAGCAG GTTCCCTCGTTGGGTACCAAGGGAGCTTCATCATCAGCATTAGATGGTCGTGGAGGTTATAATTTGGGTGTTTCGGATTCGCCTAAGTTTGCTTCTGGAGAATATGTTCCGTCATCTGGTCATGGATATGGTCATAAGGTTGATCAATTGTATGGTGACAAAGGATTGGAATATTCTGGAATAGACAGGCGGCAATATGGTGAAAGGCAGAGTGCTTATATTGGTAGGGACTTGGGTGATGCAGCTGGACGGTATGCTGCTGATCCTATTGGGTTTAGTCATCAACATCAG CAAGCAGAAATCTATGACCGCATTGATCAGGCAGCTTTGCTTCGACAAGAGCAACTGCTGAAAGCTCAGCCTCTGCAAGCTGCTTCACTTGATGGGGGTGCTAg ACAAGCTGATTATCTTGCAGCAAGGACTGCTGCTAGTCGTCACACTGCCCAAGATCTTTTGTCTTATGGAGGAAGGATTGATTCTGATCCACGTGCTTCATCAATGCTAAGTGCTGCTTCGTATAGTGGACAGCATGCACCATCAATATTGGGAGCAGCTCCAAGGAGAAACTTGCATGATCTACTGTATTCTCAGAATGCTTCAAATCCTGGCTATGGAGTGAGCCTACCACCTGGTAGGGATTACGCTAGTGGAAAAGCACTTCATGGAAATGCCATGGAGTTGGATTACCCAGGAAATGCCCTTTCACGTGGTGGGCACAATGACCTTAAAGATGACCGTGCT GCGGGAAAAGGAAAGGGAACGAGAACGCAAACGTGCTCTTGAAACTAAGCGTGATCGGACTCCAGTGAGATCTTCCAAGGATCCCCGTGGTACATCAAAGGATCCTCGAGGATCATCTTTGACAAAGGATGGGAGATCTTCACGACGGGACTCCCCACATCATGTTGCTTCACATAG GCACCATTCACCTGTTAGAGAAAAACGGAGGGAATATGTCTGCAAg GTTTACCCAGCCCGTTTGGTGGATATTGAAAGGGATTACCTCTCGATAGATAGGCGATACCCCCGGCTCTTTGTCTCTCCTGAATTTTCTAAG GTTGTTGTGAACTGGCCAAAGGAAAACCTGAAAATGTCTATCCATACTCCTGTCAG TTTTGAGCATGATTTTATTGAAGAAGGAAGTTTCACTGAGACTAGGGAATCATCTGACAAGCTTTTGATGGGACAACCtccaaattcaatacaaggaAATACAGTATGGAATGCTAAA ATAATCTTGATGAGTGGACTTAGTAGGGGTGCATTGGAGGAGCTGTCATCTGATAAAATTTTAGATGATCGCATTCCTCATATTTGCAGTTTCCTTAAGTTTGCGGTCCTTAAGAAGGACCATTCTTTCATGGCAGTTGGTGGTCCATGGGAACCAGTTGATGGTGGTGATCCATCTGTTGATGACAACTCTCTGATTAGAACAGCGCTCAG ATATGCAAAGGATGTTATCCAGCTTGATTTGCGTAATTGTCAACAATGGAACCGTTTTCTAGAG ATACACTATGATAGACTTGGAAAAGATGGTTTCTTTAGCCACAAAGAGATCACTGTACTGTATGTTCCTAATTTGTCTGATTGTCTCCCCAAGTTGGATGAATGGCGTGAGCATTGGCTTGCCCACAAGAAAGCTATGGTTGAGAGAGCACGCCAACTTGCTTTGAAAAGAGAG AACACAAGAGATAGCAAGGAAGCTTCTAAAG ACAAATTGGATAAGAAGAAGGAATCTGCCTCATCTGGACAATCTGGAGATGctaagaaaaaggagaaagataGCAATAATGTTAAGGTGGAAGCTGAAGAGAAAACTGCAGTAGATAAGTCTAAAACTACTAAACATGATGGCTCTGACATTGGTGAAGGAGGCAAGAATGCTGAGAAAAAACAGCCCGAAGCTGATGCTTGTCAGACATCAGGGAGTGTGAAATCTGTAAAGAAGAAGGTTATAAGGAAGGTTGTAAAGCAAAAGGTTGTCAATAAGGCAAATGATGCCACAAACAAGCAACTCGATAAATCAGATGAGAAGAATGGTGTGGAGAAAATAGAAACATCTACTGTTCTGGTTGAGGGCGAGAAATCTTCTGTGGGTCCTGATGGGATTCAGGATGCTACGAATAATGTAGTTTCCAAGGATATTATTATGAATAATACTGATGGGGAAGAGGGGAAGGATAAGGATATGATTAGTTCTGAAGACAAACCTCTAGATAAGCCAGAAACAGTGGGCAATGCTACTATTAaaacaataaagaagaaaattatCAAGCGGGTACCAAAAAAGGTGGTTGGTGAAGCATCAAGAACTCTTCCTGAGACTAAAACTGGAGGGAACGTAGAGGCAGTTAAAGCAGAAGACGGTACCCAGAGCATGAGCAAGCAGATTGCTGGTGCAGGTATTGCAGCGACACAAGGGAAGAAAGCTGTGAAGGTGGTTCCtaagaaaaagttaaaaacacCTACCGCTGTAAAGCAAAATGATACATCTGCTTCCAATAAAACTGAAACAAAATCTGACAAGGATGACAAGAAGTCTGAAGAAAATGTTGTGGCAGGTCAACCACAAGATGTCACTCAGAACAAGGGTAGGCGGACAGCTGATGCGGATACCTCAGTGACAGAATTGAAGAAAACTGTGAAGGTAGTTTCTAAAAACAAGTCAAAGGAAACCTCTGAAAAGCAAGATGGTGCAGCTGATTCcaataaaaatgaaatgaagtccaacaaggatggcataaaagaTGAAAAGGATGTTGGAAAAATTGGAGCcaagttagacaaacagaaagcCTCTGAGAAAGATGTTCACAATGTTAAAGGGAAGTTGAAAGATGGGGATAAGGCAAAAGACATGAAAGGAACAAAAGATGGAGATAAGTTGAAGGACATGAAAGGAACAAAAGAGAGAGATGGAAAAGACGAGTCTAGAAGCAAATCTAGTAGagaattgaaggagaagaagaagtccGATGAGCCTCCTCGGCACCCTGGATTTGTTCTTCAAACAAAATGGACTAAAGATTCTAAA CTTCGTTCGTTGTCATTGTCACTGGATTCGTTGCTGGATTATACTGACAAAGATGTTGAAGAATCAACACTTGAG CTTTCATTGTTTGCTGAATCATTTCATGAAATGCTCCAGTTCCAAATGGGTTGTAGGATTTTGGCATTTCTTCAG AAACTGCGCATTAAGTTTGTGACGAAAAGGGCCCAGCGAAAGAGGCAGAGAGAAGAGAGCCATGAGAAGGATAGTGAAAGTAAATCACCTTCAAAACGTACAAAGAAAGATAACCCTCCTGTGAAGAGTGAGCCTGCAGATATGGACACAACGGTTCCAACCGAAGGAGATGATGATAAAACTGTTGTACAGAAAGATAAGCCTGGTGGTGAAAAAGAGGAGGATAAACCTGTTGAGAAGGAGGATGTGAAGATGGAAGATGGATCAGACGAGGAGGAAGATCCTGAGGAGGATCCTGAAGAATATGGCGAAATGGAAAATGGTAGTCCGCAACATGATTCATCTGAGTATAAAAATGCTGAGCAAGAGGCCAATGCAGATgttgaatccaaaaatattactGGCAACGAAAAAGCTGCAGAATCTTCTAAAGAGGAAACTAAGGTTATAATAGAAGAGGTGAAAGAATCCAAGTCTGATGCACATTCCACCGAAGAGAAGGAAGGAAAGGTtgataaaataaagaaagaagccCCTGCGGTTAAGGAGGCTGTTGTGGACAAAGAACTTCTTCAG GCTTTCCGATTCTTCGATAGGAATCAAGCTGGCTACATTAGA GTTGAAGACATGAGATTAGTCGTCCACAATCTAGGGATGTTCCTTTCTCATAGGGATGTTAAG GAACTTGTACAAAGTGCATTATTGGAGAGCAACACTGGGAGGGACGATCGGATACTCTATAATAAGCTGGTGCGGATGACTGATGTTTGA